One Candidatus Nezhaarchaeota archaeon genomic region harbors:
- the purF gene encoding amidophosphoribosyltransferase: MKGARERCGVVGAYSKQGSVALDIYKALFALQHRGQESAGIYLASHRGLEGFKGLGFVHEALGGKVEALEGSCGVGHVRYSTTASSSLEEAQPLLYEVCGRSFAIAFNGTISNYLGLRRLLEAEGLRFKTLTDTEVLAASLAKGLREGGWDYVEAIKLAMPSLEGAYSLVVLSHDGELYAARDPLGFKPLCLGLSEERELYVAASETCALDTLSCRLLCHVEPGMVVRVYDGGVEAKKLASSHRHARCMFEYVYFSRPDSEFDGVWVYEARYGIGRELGSRFPAEADVVVPVPDSGRTAALGYSEATGLPLVEGLMKNRYVGRIFIMPEERYRNEMVKVKLNPVKPLVKGRRVVLIDDSIVRGTTMRHIVRLLRGAGAKEVHVRISCPPIVAGCYMGIDFPTRRELIASCRSVEEVRAAIEADSLQYNTIDGLVKGIGLTYNELCLACLTGEYPIKADVSLLELEIGGLRRR; the protein is encoded by the coding sequence TTGAAGGGAGCTAGGGAGCGCTGCGGCGTAGTAGGAGCCTACTCTAAGCAGGGCAGCGTAGCCCTAGACATATACAAGGCCCTCTTCGCCCTTCAGCATAGGGGCCAGGAGAGCGCAGGAATATACCTTGCCTCCCACAGGGGCCTCGAGGGCTTTAAGGGCCTCGGCTTCGTCCACGAGGCCCTAGGGGGAAAGGTGGAGGCCCTCGAAGGTAGCTGCGGGGTAGGGCACGTAAGGTACTCTACGACAGCTAGCTCGAGCTTAGAGGAGGCTCAGCCTCTACTCTACGAGGTTTGTGGGAGGAGCTTCGCCATAGCCTTCAACGGCACGATCTCGAACTACCTAGGGCTCAGGAGGCTCCTCGAGGCTGAGGGCCTTAGGTTTAAGACGCTTACAGACACAGAGGTCTTAGCCGCCTCTTTAGCCAAGGGGCTTAGGGAGGGCGGCTGGGACTACGTCGAGGCCATTAAGCTAGCCATGCCAAGCCTCGAGGGAGCCTACTCGCTCGTCGTCCTAAGCCACGATGGGGAGCTCTACGCAGCACGCGACCCGCTAGGCTTCAAGCCCCTCTGCCTCGGCCTAAGCGAGGAGAGGGAGCTCTACGTAGCGGCCTCGGAGACCTGCGCCCTAGACACCTTGAGCTGCCGGCTGCTCTGCCACGTGGAGCCTGGGATGGTGGTGAGGGTGTATGATGGAGGGGTGGAGGCTAAGAAGCTAGCCTCTAGCCATAGGCACGCTCGCTGTATGTTCGAGTACGTGTACTTCTCTAGGCCAGACTCTGAGTTTGATGGGGTGTGGGTCTACGAAGCTAGGTACGGGATAGGCAGGGAGCTAGGTAGCAGGTTCCCGGCCGAAGCTGACGTAGTCGTGCCCGTCCCAGACTCAGGTAGGACTGCTGCTTTAGGCTACTCGGAGGCCACCGGGCTCCCGCTAGTCGAGGGCCTGATGAAGAACCGCTACGTCGGCAGGATATTCATAATGCCCGAGGAGCGCTACAGGAACGAGATGGTTAAGGTGAAGCTCAACCCAGTGAAGCCGCTGGTCAAGGGTAGGCGCGTCGTCCTAATAGACGACTCCATAGTCAGGGGGACCACTATGAGGCACATAGTCAGGCTGCTGCGCGGGGCTGGGGCGAAGGAGGTTCACGTGAGGATTAGCTGCCCGCCGATAGTGGCCGGGTGCTACATGGGGATAGACTTCCCAACCCGCCGGGAGCTAATAGCTTCCTGCCGAAGCGTCGAGGAGGTTAGGGCAGCTATTGAGGCAGACTCCCTACAGTACAACACTATCGACGGCCTAGTGAAGGGGATAGGGTTAACCTACAACGAGCTCTGCTTAGCCTGCCTGACCGGGGAGTACCCGATTAAAGCCGACGTCTCCCTCCTCGAGCTCGAGATAGGCGGCTTGAGGAGGCGCTAG
- a CDS encoding phosphoribosylaminoimidazolesuccinocarboxamide synthase, with protein MKRLASGKTKDVYELEDPSLVLITFRDDVTALDGRRRDYILSKGEVNAEITAKLMSVLESHGVATHFVKLSPPRSIVAKKLSMIPVEVVCRNIATGHLVKRLPFKEGEVLDPPIVELFLKDDERGDPMVNPRHLAALRVATMEECRVMEEVALRVNEVLKEFLASKSLKLLDFKIELGRAKGGELLIGDELDPDCMRIRDAKTGRVLDKDLYRQGRPLSEVMEAYLESRRRIVEGS; from the coding sequence ATGAAGAGGCTAGCTAGCGGTAAGACTAAGGACGTCTACGAGCTCGAAGACCCCTCCCTGGTCCTCATAACCTTCAGGGACGACGTGACCGCCCTCGATGGTAGGAGGCGCGACTATATCCTTAGCAAGGGGGAGGTAAACGCTGAGATCACGGCTAAGCTAATGAGCGTCTTAGAGTCCCATGGAGTAGCCACCCACTTCGTCAAGCTCAGCCCCCCTCGCTCGATAGTGGCTAAGAAGCTCTCCATGATACCGGTTGAGGTAGTATGCCGTAACATAGCCACTGGCCACTTAGTTAAGAGGCTCCCGTTCAAGGAGGGGGAGGTCCTAGACCCTCCGATAGTGGAGCTCTTCCTTAAGGACGACGAGAGGGGGGACCCGATGGTAAACCCTAGGCACCTAGCTGCTCTTCGAGTAGCTACGATGGAGGAGTGCAGGGTAATGGAGGAGGTGGCGCTAAGGGTCAACGAGGTCCTTAAGGAGTTCCTAGCCTCAAAGTCCCTCAAGCTGCTCGACTTTAAGATAGAGCTGGGGAGAGCTAAGGGGGGAGAGCTGCTAATAGGGGACGAGCTAGACCCAGACTGCATGAGGATAAGGGACGCTAAGACCGGCAGGGTCCTAGACAAGGACTTGTACAGGCAGGGGAGGCCCCTCAGCGAAGTGATGGAGGCCTACCTAGAGTCTAGGAGGAGGATAGTTGAAGGGAGCTAG
- a CDS encoding amidophosphoribosyltransferase, with the protein MAGIVGIYAFDELWRMARFIYYALLALQHRGQEACGIATFSGGRLYLHVASGTVDRVFSEELLASLPGWAGVGCVTPQLISEGGAQPALADGPVRLGLCLNGKILNAQALAKEVGLINASEAEVFAKLLSRLLAKLDPLEAVKVAMERALGPYSFVAITERGEMIAARDPSGLKPLAIGSFGFDYGIVASESSAMDVVGAEFKADVEPGEAYVFTPYSIERRRLFKPKPRFCSFEYVYLARPDSVINERSVYEVRARIGEALAREHPVDADVVIGVPETAIPFAMAYSNATKIPIAMGFVRTGPHVRSAIKPTQFERLVGVQLKLNPVKPAIKGKRIVLIDDSVVRGNTTKNTVLLMRNRLGVKEVHVRIGSPRLIAQCPFGIEVPPRDELIAAHLSDEEVAAVVGADSFHWLSLSGLVEAIGGGAESLCLGCFTGSYPFQEVELREG; encoded by the coding sequence TTGGCCGGCATCGTGGGCATATACGCCTTCGACGAGCTTTGGAGGATGGCCCGCTTCATCTACTACGCCCTCCTAGCCCTCCAGCATAGGGGCCAGGAGGCCTGCGGGATAGCTACGTTTAGCGGAGGCAGGCTCTACTTACACGTAGCCTCAGGCACGGTCGACAGGGTGTTTAGTGAGGAGCTCCTCGCCAGCCTACCTGGCTGGGCTGGGGTGGGGTGCGTAACCCCTCAGCTAATCAGCGAGGGAGGGGCTCAGCCCGCCTTAGCCGACGGCCCAGTTAGGCTAGGGCTCTGCCTCAACGGCAAGATCCTAAACGCTCAGGCGTTAGCTAAGGAGGTAGGCCTGATTAATGCTAGCGAGGCCGAGGTCTTCGCTAAGCTACTATCTCGACTACTAGCTAAGCTAGACCCCTTGGAGGCGGTGAAGGTGGCTATGGAGAGAGCCCTAGGCCCCTACAGCTTCGTAGCCATAACGGAGCGGGGGGAGATGATAGCGGCCCGCGACCCCTCAGGCCTTAAGCCGCTGGCCATAGGGAGCTTCGGCTTCGACTACGGAATCGTGGCCTCCGAGTCCTCAGCCATGGACGTCGTGGGGGCTGAGTTTAAGGCTGACGTCGAGCCGGGGGAGGCCTACGTCTTTACCCCGTATAGTATTGAGAGGCGTAGGCTGTTTAAGCCTAAGCCTAGGTTCTGCTCTTTCGAGTACGTCTACCTAGCTAGGCCCGACTCAGTAATTAACGAGCGCAGCGTCTATGAGGTTAGGGCTAGGATAGGCGAAGCCCTAGCAAGGGAGCACCCCGTAGACGCGGACGTAGTTATAGGGGTCCCTGAGACAGCCATACCCTTCGCCATGGCCTACTCCAACGCCACTAAGATACCCATAGCCATGGGCTTCGTGAGGACGGGCCCTCACGTTAGGAGCGCCATTAAGCCGACCCAGTTCGAGAGGCTTGTAGGCGTTCAGCTTAAGCTAAACCCCGTGAAGCCTGCGATTAAGGGTAAGAGGATAGTCTTGATAGACGATAGCGTCGTGAGGGGCAATACTACTAAGAACACCGTGCTGCTCATGAGGAATAGGCTCGGGGTCAAGGAGGTCCACGTTAGGATCGGCAGCCCCCGCCTCATCGCCCAGTGCCCCTTCGGCATCGAGGTCCCCCCGAGGGACGAGCTAATAGCAGCCCACTTGAGCGATGAGGAGGTAGCGGCGGTCGTCGGTGCTGATAGCTTCCACTGGCTCTCACTGAGCGGCTTAGTCGAAGCCATAGGTGGAGGGGCGGAGAGCCTATGCTTAGGCTGCTTTACTGGCAGCTATCCTTTTCAAGAAGTAGAGCTCAGGGAGGGGTAG
- the purD gene encoding phosphoribosylamine--glycine ligase has protein sequence MVKVLLVGEASREHAIADALARSGREPRIYAVMRNLNPGIARICGQTKGSVYRGSFTDPKVVLEAASKFSVDLVFIGPEEPLFRGVADALSEAGFPVVGALRAAAEVEMSKAFMRRLMWKYGIPGRLRFKAFKSVEDAVAYVSAYAESIALKPARQAGGKGVKVIADLQVYLSREKQEVKSKHAKVIHDKHMAEYTDIEDRILIEERVEGPEYTLQTFTDGRSIKPLPLVQDNKNAFEMDIGPETGGMGSIAGPGMTLPFITMEEFQRSVEIVKSVVDALWRETGVRYKGVISGQMMLTALWGPTIIEFYSRLGDPEACNVLPILKADLLEVAEAIVSESLHKIDLEFEEVATVVKAVSPRGYPDHRDLAMGHPVFIDEEAIKRRGCLVYYGSIDQRGDGAMVTGGSRVAEIVAKAEDIPKASELAEECVPFIKLLDGWGLFHRSDIGSPTLLRRRIEQAELVREIYKYRASKGLIGRTIDWVPGRGKIETEF, from the coding sequence ATGGTGAAGGTGCTCTTAGTAGGTGAAGCCTCCCGGGAGCACGCTATAGCCGACGCCCTGGCTAGGAGCGGGAGGGAGCCTAGGATCTACGCAGTCATGAGGAACCTGAACCCAGGGATAGCTAGGATATGCGGGCAGACTAAGGGGTCAGTCTATAGGGGCTCCTTCACAGACCCTAAGGTAGTACTAGAGGCTGCCTCTAAGTTCTCCGTCGACCTAGTCTTCATAGGCCCTGAGGAGCCCTTGTTTAGAGGAGTCGCGGACGCTCTTAGTGAAGCAGGGTTCCCAGTTGTAGGGGCCCTTAGGGCAGCGGCCGAGGTGGAGATGTCGAAGGCCTTCATGAGGAGGCTAATGTGGAAGTACGGCATCCCCGGTAGGCTTAGGTTTAAGGCCTTTAAGAGCGTTGAGGACGCGGTAGCCTACGTCTCCGCCTACGCTGAGAGCATTGCGTTAAAGCCCGCTAGGCAGGCTGGGGGGAAGGGGGTTAAGGTCATAGCCGACCTACAGGTCTACTTAAGTAGGGAGAAGCAGGAGGTTAAGTCTAAGCACGCCAAGGTGATCCACGATAAGCACATGGCTGAGTACACAGACATAGAGGACAGGATACTAATAGAGGAGAGGGTTGAGGGTCCTGAGTACACCCTCCAGACCTTTACTGACGGCAGGAGCATAAAGCCTCTGCCGCTAGTCCAAGATAATAAGAACGCCTTCGAGATGGACATAGGCCCAGAGACCGGCGGGATGGGCTCGATAGCGGGGCCAGGCATGACCCTCCCCTTCATAACCATGGAGGAGTTCCAGCGCTCCGTGGAGATAGTAAAGAGCGTAGTGGACGCTCTATGGAGAGAGACCGGCGTTAGGTACAAGGGGGTAATCTCCGGCCAGATGATGCTGACAGCCCTCTGGGGGCCTACTATAATAGAGTTCTACAGTAGGCTGGGGGACCCTGAGGCCTGCAACGTGCTCCCGATACTTAAGGCCGACCTACTCGAAGTGGCCGAGGCCATAGTTAGCGAGTCCCTTCACAAAATCGACCTGGAGTTCGAGGAGGTAGCGACCGTGGTTAAGGCGGTGTCTCCTAGAGGCTACCCTGACCATAGGGACCTCGCTATGGGCCACCCCGTCTTCATCGACGAGGAGGCTATTAAGCGCAGGGGCTGCTTGGTCTACTACGGCTCTATCGACCAGAGGGGGGACGGGGCCATGGTTACGGGCGGGTCTAGGGTGGCTGAGATAGTGGCTAAGGCGGAGGACATACCTAAGGCCAGCGAGCTAGCTGAAGAGTGCGTGCCCTTTATTAAGCTGCTCGATGGCTGGGGCCTATTCCACAGGAGCGATATAGGGAGCCCTACGCTACTGAGGCGTAGGATAGAGCAAGCTGAGCTAGTTAGGGAGATCTACAAGTACAGGGCTTCGAAGGGCTTGATAGGCAGGACTATAGACTGGGTGCCCGGCAGGGGCAAGATAGAGACTGAGTTCTAG